Proteins from a single region of Desulfovibrio sp. Huiquan2017:
- a CDS encoding histidinol phosphate phosphatase domain-containing protein, with translation MIDLHTHTVFSDGELIPAELVRRAEVMGYKALCMTDHADEATMYHTLENVLRFVRKHGHFFDINVLAGVELTHVPPALIGEMVRAARESGAQVVVMHGETPVEPVAPGTNLAAIEAGVDILAHPGLITDEEVRLAVEKGVALEITTRGGHSYTNGHVAAMARKHGARLVVDNDAHAPRDLIGEDLRRTIALGAGLTPDEYRQTEANAWEIVQRCMK, from the coding sequence ATGATTGATCTGCATACCCACACCGTTTTCAGCGACGGGGAACTTATTCCCGCCGAACTCGTCCGTCGGGCCGAGGTCATGGGCTACAAGGCCCTGTGTATGACCGACCATGCGGACGAGGCGACCATGTACCACACCCTGGAGAACGTCTTGCGTTTCGTCCGGAAGCATGGCCATTTCTTCGACATCAATGTCCTGGCCGGGGTGGAGCTGACCCACGTGCCACCCGCGCTTATCGGCGAAATGGTCCGGGCCGCGCGAGAGAGTGGGGCGCAAGTGGTGGTCATGCATGGCGAGACCCCGGTGGAGCCCGTGGCCCCCGGCACCAATCTGGCGGCCATCGAGGCGGGCGTGGACATTCTGGCCCATCCCGGCCTGATCACCGACGAGGAGGTCCGGCTTGCCGTGGAAAAGGGCGTGGCCCTGGAAATAACCACGCGCGGCGGTCACAGCTACACCAACGGACATGTGGCCGCCATGGCCCGCAAGCACGGGGCGAGGCTCGTGGTTGATAACGACGCGCACGCTCCGCGCGATCTCATCGGCGAGGATCTGCGGCGGACCATCGCCCTGGGCGCAGGGTTGACCCCGGACGAGTACCGGCAAACCGAGGCCAATGCGTGGGAGATCGTCCAGCGATGCATGAAATGA
- a CDS encoding bifunctional nuclease family protein has protein sequence MVKVEIFGLAVDEAGKSPIIVLKDEEETRVLPIWIGAMEAMSISMAINKVPFPRPMTHDLLLNAIRVLGGAVARVEITDIEDGTFFAEIVVDTGNETLRIDSRPSDAIALAVRAECPILAGETVLDEAGGAFPEHPEAVIKTEDAEKWQEELDKLSEDDIKYKM, from the coding sequence GTGGTAAAGGTCGAGATTTTCGGATTGGCCGTGGACGAGGCGGGCAAGTCCCCGATCATCGTCCTCAAGGACGAGGAAGAGACCCGGGTCCTGCCCATCTGGATCGGGGCCATGGAAGCCATGTCCATCTCCATGGCCATCAACAAGGTGCCGTTTCCCCGACCCATGACTCACGACCTCCTGCTCAACGCCATCCGCGTCTTGGGCGGCGCCGTCGCTCGCGTGGAGATTACCGATATCGAGGACGGGACCTTTTTCGCCGAGATCGTCGTGGACACGGGAAACGAGACCCTGCGTATCGACAGCCGCCCGTCGGACGCCATTGCCCTGGCCGTGCGCGCCGAATGTCCCATCCTGGCGGGCGAAACCGTCCTGGACGAGGCTGGCGGGGCGTTTCCGGAACACCCCGAGGCGGTCATCAAGACAGAGGACGCCGAGAAATGGCAGGAGGAGCTGGACAAGCTCTCCGAAGACGACATCAAATACAAGATGTAG
- the miaB gene encoding tRNA (N6-isopentenyl adenosine(37)-C2)-methylthiotransferase MiaB: MKFHITTFGCQMNVHDSQWLTRALESRGWEQAGEDEAQVYILNTCSVRDKPEQKVYSELGRVAAHLRRDENVFAAVGGCVAQQVGRGFFERFPFVRLVFGSDGIAGAPNALERIASGRDDRVALLDFVTLYEEREQPEAPAAQDGTRQAFVNIMQGCDNFCAYCIVPYTRGRQKSRTPDAILDECRGLVESGVREITLLGQNVNSFGLDKGGTGVSFAGLLRSVAAIPGLDRLRFTTSHPKDIAEEVVRAFGELENLCPSLHLPMQAGSDRVLKAMRRKYDMKRYLSIVDGLRAARPDISLTTDLIVGFPGETEEDFLQTLEMVERVGFESSFSFKYSDRPGVAAVNMEPKVTAEEAADRLLRLQTLQNNITRKCLKNLVGAQTDAFIEGLSRMQEGDVLSWKGRDPAGRIVNVSMVERGDMVGMMVPVRIREAKKHSLVGERTGEPW, from the coding sequence ATGAAATTCCATATCACCACCTTCGGGTGCCAGATGAACGTCCACGATTCGCAATGGCTGACCCGTGCCCTGGAAAGCAGGGGCTGGGAGCAGGCGGGCGAAGACGAGGCCCAGGTCTACATTCTGAACACGTGCAGCGTACGCGACAAACCGGAACAGAAGGTCTACAGCGAACTGGGCCGGGTGGCCGCGCATCTCCGGCGGGATGAAAATGTCTTCGCCGCCGTGGGCGGTTGCGTGGCCCAGCAGGTGGGCCGGGGCTTTTTCGAGCGCTTCCCCTTTGTTCGTCTGGTCTTCGGTTCGGACGGCATCGCCGGGGCGCCCAACGCCCTGGAGCGTATCGCCTCGGGTCGGGACGACCGCGTGGCCCTGCTTGATTTCGTGACCCTGTACGAGGAGCGCGAGCAGCCCGAGGCCCCGGCCGCCCAGGACGGCACCCGGCAGGCATTCGTCAACATCATGCAGGGGTGCGACAATTTTTGCGCCTACTGTATCGTGCCCTATACGCGCGGCCGCCAGAAATCCCGTACCCCCGACGCCATCCTGGACGAGTGCCGGGGGCTGGTGGAAAGCGGCGTGCGCGAGATCACCCTGCTCGGGCAAAACGTCAACAGCTTCGGCCTGGACAAGGGCGGGACGGGCGTCAGCTTCGCCGGGCTTCTGCGTTCGGTGGCGGCCATCCCCGGCCTGGACCGGCTGCGCTTCACGACGTCCCACCCCAAAGACATCGCCGAGGAGGTCGTCCGAGCCTTCGGAGAGCTGGAAAATTTGTGTCCCTCGTTGCATCTGCCCATGCAGGCCGGGTCGGATCGGGTACTCAAGGCCATGCGCCGCAAGTATGACATGAAGCGCTATCTCTCCATCGTGGACGGACTGAGGGCGGCCAGGCCGGACATCTCCCTGACCACGGACCTCATTGTCGGCTTCCCCGGCGAGACGGAGGAGGACTTCCTTCAGACTTTGGAGATGGTCGAGCGGGTCGGCTTCGAATCCAGCTTTTCCTTCAAGTATTCCGACCGCCCGGGCGTGGCGGCCGTGAACATGGAGCCCAAGGTCACGGCCGAAGAAGCGGCGGATCGGCTGCTGCGCTTGCAGACTCTGCAAAATAATATTACTAGAAAATGTCTAAAGAATTTGGTGGGCGCGCAAACCGATGCGTTCATCGAAGGGTTAAGCCGCATGCAGGAGGGGGACGTCCTCTCATGGAAGGGGCGCGACCCGGCTGGACGTATCGTCAACGTCTCCATGGTTGAGCGCGGCGACATGGTTGGCATGATGGTTCCGGTGCGGATCAGGGAAGCCAAGAAACACTCCCTCGTGGGAGAGAGGACGGGCGAGCCGTGGTAA
- a CDS encoding adenylyl-sulfate kinase codes for MTGQDGDGWAVWVVGLPGCGKSALAYGLRDSLRARGVDVELLQMDERRKVYFPEPRYTREERETAYRLFAEEAARLTRAGRNVILDGAAYQVSMRRYARSLISRFAEIFVRCDLETAMAREAGRPEGKIMAGLYCKALERKKTGRDFDGLGEVIGVDVPFEKDPGAEFVIDNTALAKPETLRKTLHFLDTWLASV; via the coding sequence ATGACCGGGCAAGATGGCGACGGCTGGGCGGTCTGGGTTGTGGGCCTGCCTGGGTGCGGCAAGTCCGCCCTGGCGTACGGCCTGCGCGACTCGCTTCGGGCCCGGGGCGTGGATGTGGAACTGCTCCAGATGGACGAGCGGAGGAAAGTCTATTTTCCCGAGCCCCGATACACCCGGGAGGAGCGCGAAACGGCTTACCGGTTGTTTGCCGAGGAAGCGGCCCGGTTGACGCGGGCGGGACGCAACGTGATTCTGGACGGGGCGGCCTACCAGGTATCCATGCGCCGGTATGCGCGTTCGCTTATCTCCCGGTTCGCCGAGATATTCGTCCGTTGCGACCTGGAGACGGCCATGGCCCGCGAGGCCGGGCGGCCCGAGGGAAAAATCATGGCGGGGCTCTATTGCAAGGCCTTGGAGCGTAAGAAAACAGGCCGCGATTTCGATGGGTTGGGCGAGGTCATCGGAGTTGACGTTCCTTTCGAGAAGGATCCCGGGGCCGAATTCGTCATCGACAACACCGCCTTGGCCAAGCCGGAGACCTTGAGAAAAACCTTGCACTTTCTGGACACTTGGCTCGCCAGTGTTTAA
- a CDS encoding phosphotransferase — MIELEVRAIEQYLRRVHGDDVRLLGAGDIGSLDAQGMKGFGYGKPLLVRFEAGGEVREAVFSVMKGDKYGHQFYWDRAAILMFQYETSARMERHVRPLGLGYVNDADELVPMEAPKEFFIVNAKLPGHDYFLDLERIRAHGLRDGDLDTAREFARWLARVHADKLDDSHLYARRIRNLLGASECILGLVDEAFPRDYAFFGEDRFRALEKRLIDWRWKLKGYAHRLSAVHGDFHPWNVLVTEDGDFSVLDRSRGEWGEPGGDLASMAINYLLWSLYDREKLGGPFKELYLAYFGEYLDRTGDGEVLEVLAPFCVFRGLVIASPEWYPDHPAPVRRRLFNFVANVLEDDVFDWRHVNRYLE, encoded by the coding sequence ATGATCGAACTCGAAGTCCGTGCCATTGAACAGTATCTGCGGCGCGTCCATGGCGACGACGTCCGGCTCCTCGGGGCCGGAGACATCGGCAGCCTCGACGCCCAGGGCATGAAGGGGTTCGGCTACGGCAAACCCCTTCTGGTTCGCTTCGAGGCGGGCGGCGAGGTCCGGGAGGCTGTGTTCTCGGTCATGAAAGGCGACAAGTATGGTCACCAGTTCTACTGGGACCGGGCAGCCATCCTCATGTTCCAGTACGAGACTTCCGCCCGCATGGAACGCCACGTCCGGCCGCTCGGCCTCGGCTATGTGAACGATGCGGACGAACTCGTTCCGATGGAGGCCCCCAAGGAGTTCTTCATCGTCAACGCAAAGCTTCCCGGGCACGATTATTTTCTGGACCTGGAACGGATCCGCGCGCACGGCCTGCGCGACGGCGACCTGGACACGGCTCGCGAGTTCGCCCGCTGGCTGGCCCGGGTGCACGCGGACAAGCTCGACGATTCGCACCTGTACGCCCGGCGCATCCGCAACCTGCTCGGGGCCAGCGAGTGCATCCTCGGGCTGGTGGATGAGGCCTTCCCCAGGGATTACGCCTTCTTCGGGGAAGACCGCTTTCGGGCCCTGGAAAAACGGCTCATCGATTGGCGCTGGAAACTCAAGGGCTACGCTCATCGGTTGAGCGCGGTGCACGGCGATTTCCACCCCTGGAATGTGCTCGTTACCGAGGACGGTGATTTCTCGGTGCTCGATCGCAGCCGGGGCGAGTGGGGCGAACCGGGCGGCGACCTGGCTTCCATGGCGATCAACTACCTGCTCTGGTCCCTGTACGACCGCGAGAAGCTGGGCGGCCCCTTCAAGGAGTTGTATCTGGCTTATTTCGGAGAGTACCTGGACCGCACCGGGGACGGCGAGGTCCTGGAGGTCCTGGCCCCATTTTGCGTCTTTCGCGGGCTGGTCATTGCCTCGCCCGAGTGGTATCCGGACCACCCGGCGCCGGTACGCCGCCGTCTGTTCAACTTCGTGGCCAACGTCCTTGAGGACGACGTCTTCGACTGGCGGCACGTCAACCGCTATTTGGAGTAG
- a CDS encoding carbohydrate kinase family protein translates to MQIYISGSLAFDRIMTFPDKFSNHILPDKIHILNVSFLVDGLVERFGGTAGNIAYNLSLLGEKSTILSQVGKDFGPYDERLQHYGIAVDGIRTIEQEFTAGCYITTDMSDNQINGFNPGAMKYPSQYDMSRIDPAEAIGLVAPGNINDMVDHPRYYREHGVPYIFDPGQQIPALGGDRLKEALDGAKILIVNDYELEMVMKSTGLSKADIVERVEYLITTLGEKGSVVSSGDGEISVGMVPAREVLDPTGAGDAFRAGLLKGLALGKPVAEACKLGATCATYAVEFKGTQEHSFTLEEFTERYESVFGPLT, encoded by the coding sequence ATGCAGATTTATATTTCCGGTTCCCTTGCCTTCGACCGCATCATGACTTTCCCCGACAAGTTTTCCAATCATATTCTGCCGGACAAGATCCATATCCTTAACGTTTCCTTTTTGGTGGACGGGCTGGTGGAGCGGTTCGGCGGCACTGCGGGCAACATTGCCTACAACCTTTCCCTGTTGGGCGAGAAATCGACCATCCTGAGCCAGGTGGGCAAGGACTTCGGCCCCTATGACGAGCGGCTGCAACACTACGGCATTGCCGTGGACGGCATCCGGACCATCGAGCAGGAGTTCACCGCCGGGTGTTACATTACCACGGACATGTCGGACAACCAGATCAACGGGTTCAACCCCGGGGCTATGAAATACCCTTCGCAGTACGATATGAGCCGCATTGACCCGGCCGAGGCCATCGGCCTCGTCGCGCCCGGCAATATCAACGACATGGTGGATCATCCGAGATATTATCGCGAGCACGGCGTCCCGTACATCTTTGATCCCGGCCAGCAGATTCCCGCCCTGGGCGGAGACAGGCTGAAAGAGGCCCTCGACGGTGCGAAGATTCTGATCGTCAACGACTACGAGTTGGAGATGGTCATGAAGTCCACCGGCCTGTCCAAGGCGGATATCGTGGAGCGCGTGGAGTATCTGATTACCACTCTCGGGGAGAAGGGCTCCGTCGTCAGCAGCGGCGATGGGGAGATCTCCGTGGGCATGGTTCCGGCCAGAGAAGTGCTCGACCCCACCGGGGCGGGCGACGCCTTCCGTGCCGGACTGCTCAAGGGGCTGGCCTTGGGCAAACCCGTGGCCGAAGCTTGCAAATTGGGCGCCACCTGCGCCACCTACGCGGTGGAGTTCAAGGGCACCCAGGAACACTCCTTCACTTTGGAGGAGTTCACCGAGCGCTATGAATCGGTCTTCGGGCCGCTGACGTAG
- the cutA gene encoding divalent-cation tolerance protein CutA: MSESFIYMTCADAGEAETIGRMLVETRLAACVNILPGMRSLYWWRGKVERAEEVVLIAKTRTDLVDELTGAVKAAHGYEVPCVVALPITGGNQDFLEWIGNETK; the protein is encoded by the coding sequence ATGTCCGAATCATTCATCTACATGACTTGCGCGGACGCCGGGGAGGCCGAGACCATCGGGAGGATGCTCGTGGAAACGCGCTTGGCCGCCTGCGTGAATATCCTGCCCGGCATGCGTTCGCTCTATTGGTGGCGTGGCAAGGTGGAGCGGGCCGAGGAAGTGGTGCTCATCGCCAAGACGCGCACCGACCTGGTGGACGAATTGACCGGGGCGGTGAAGGCGGCCCACGGCTACGAAGTGCCGTGCGTGGTCGCGTTGCCCATTACCGGCGGCAACCAAGACTTCCTGGAGTGGATCGGGAATGAAACGAAGTAG
- the nth gene encoding endonuclease III, with translation MNKKERAAEIFDRLSKRYPSPQPALTYTTPWELLVATALSAQCTDERVNMVTPAFFERWPAIRDAAEADVTEIEEVVRSTGFFRNKAKNIKAAARRIMDEYNGEVPRTMAELVTLGGVARKTASIVLANAFGVNEGIAVDTHVKRLAFRMGLTTKTDPIQIEKDLMPLFPREHWGDVNHILVFFGREVCPARKPHCDACELADICPKKGVAQ, from the coding sequence ATGAACAAGAAAGAACGCGCAGCCGAAATTTTCGACCGCCTCTCCAAGCGGTACCCATCTCCTCAACCGGCCCTGACCTACACCACTCCCTGGGAACTGCTGGTGGCCACGGCCCTGTCCGCCCAGTGCACGGACGAGCGGGTGAATATGGTCACCCCGGCCTTCTTCGAACGCTGGCCCGCCATCCGGGACGCGGCCGAGGCCGATGTGACCGAGATCGAAGAGGTCGTCCGCTCCACGGGATTCTTCCGCAACAAGGCCAAAAACATCAAGGCCGCGGCCCGACGGATCATGGACGAGTATAACGGCGAAGTCCCCCGGACCATGGCCGAACTGGTCACCCTGGGCGGCGTGGCCCGCAAAACGGCGAGCATCGTCCTGGCCAACGCCTTCGGCGTGAACGAAGGCATCGCCGTGGACACTCATGTAAAACGGCTGGCCTTCCGCATGGGACTGACCACCAAGACCGACCCCATACAGATTGAAAAGGACCTCATGCCGCTCTTCCCGCGCGAACACTGGGGCGACGTCAACCATATCCTTGTTTTCTTTGGCCGTGAGGTATGCCCGGCCCGCAAGCCCCATTGCGACGCCTGCGAACTGGCCGACATCTGTCCGAAAAAGGGGGTCGCACAATGA
- the tgt gene encoding tRNA guanosine(34) transglycosylase Tgt, whose amino-acid sequence MTKPGDFVLHATDNLARRGTLTTAHGDIQTPIFMPVGTQGTVKSLTPRDLEEMEAQIILGNTYHLYLRPGDELVARRGGLHKFAGWKRPILTDSGGFQVFSLEGIRKLTEEGVEFRSYIDGSKHFFSPEKAIDIQKNLGSDIMMVLDECVGYGNDRAYTEKSLEMTTRWARRCREHYPKGSGDQIMFGIVQGGFHKDLRERSLEQLREIDFEGFAIGGLSVGESTEEMYDILHHIAPKLPRDKPRYLMGVGTPLDILEGVSAGVDMFDCVLPSRNARNGTLFTSMGKVNIKRAEYAEDDSPLDPNCGCYTCRNFTKAYLRHLYMAKELLSYRLNTYHNLYFYLDLMKQIRQAVETGTFRELKTKYETAYGQK is encoded by the coding sequence ATGACCAAACCCGGAGATTTCGTCCTTCACGCCACGGACAACCTGGCCCGGCGCGGCACCCTGACCACGGCCCACGGCGACATCCAGACGCCCATCTTCATGCCCGTGGGCACCCAAGGCACGGTCAAGAGCCTGACCCCGCGCGACCTTGAGGAGATGGAGGCCCAGATCATCCTGGGCAACACCTACCACCTGTACCTCCGGCCCGGCGACGAGTTGGTGGCCCGACGCGGCGGCCTGCACAAATTCGCGGGCTGGAAACGCCCCATCCTGACCGACTCCGGCGGTTTCCAGGTCTTCAGCCTGGAGGGCATCCGCAAACTGACCGAAGAAGGCGTGGAATTCCGCTCCTATATTGATGGATCAAAGCACTTTTTCTCGCCGGAAAAAGCCATAGACATTCAGAAGAACCTCGGCTCGGACATCATGATGGTGCTCGACGAATGCGTGGGGTACGGCAACGACCGGGCCTACACCGAGAAATCCCTGGAGATGACCACCCGCTGGGCCCGACGATGCCGCGAGCATTACCCGAAAGGCAGCGGCGACCAAATCATGTTCGGCATCGTTCAGGGCGGGTTCCACAAGGATCTGCGCGAGCGCAGCCTCGAACAGCTCAGGGAAATAGATTTCGAAGGTTTCGCCATCGGCGGCCTGTCCGTGGGCGAATCCACCGAGGAGATGTACGACATCCTCCATCACATCGCGCCCAAACTGCCCCGCGACAAACCGCGCTACCTCATGGGCGTGGGTACACCCCTGGACATCCTCGAAGGAGTCTCGGCGGGCGTGGACATGTTCGACTGCGTGCTGCCCTCGCGCAACGCCCGCAACGGGACCCTGTTTACCTCCATGGGCAAGGTCAACATCAAGCGTGCCGAGTACGCCGAGGACGATTCACCCCTGGATCCCAACTGCGGCTGCTACACCTGCCGCAACTTCACCAAGGCATATCTGCGGCATCTGTACATGGCCAAGGAGCTGCTCTCCTACCGGCTGAACACCTACCACAACCTCTATTTCTATCTCGACCTGATGAAACAGATCAGACAGGCCGTGGAAACGGGAACCTTCCGCGAATTGAAGACGAAATACGAGACGGCCTACGGCCAGAAGTAA
- a CDS encoding YhjD/YihY/BrkB family envelope integrity protein translates to MSLVRKIMQLKRQFFEGIWERNTAGTPYIVRLWRGACRLIYLICFSFVKDQVIIRAAALTFTTILSIVPFLAVAFSISKGFGFQNTDRMRDLILHLTTGQPEVADKIIEYIDRTNVQALGWVGVVTLLFTVLSLVGTIEKAFNVIWSVDKGRSPWRRVTDFFPVILFGPIFLFVASSFNVSLQNQEIITTVMSLKAIGYLESVFLKTVPYFLIIMAFSMMYAFIPNTRVRIRAAVIGGVVGGVLWQMAQWLYINWQIGAVKYNAIYGSFAQLPLLLVWIYLSWVIVLLGAQVSHAWQNINSFVKQRYFGTASPYERQKIAVLMMVVLAKRFHEGAALPSVEEISDGLMAPASLVSDLFRVLQRAGYTIPAEMTGCEVYAPARDLSDVRVLDVIRAVNMEGERRVFAEFDEKYGFLDRILGSLGQATAESEANLTLLQCAEEYPGAVFSIVPEDESGRCPQRV, encoded by the coding sequence ATGAGTCTGGTCAGGAAGATCATGCAGTTGAAACGGCAATTTTTCGAGGGCATCTGGGAGCGCAATACCGCCGGGACGCCGTATATCGTGCGTCTCTGGCGGGGCGCTTGCCGCCTGATCTATTTGATCTGCTTCAGCTTCGTGAAAGACCAGGTCATCATCCGCGCTGCGGCTCTGACTTTCACCACGATCCTGTCCATCGTGCCGTTTTTGGCCGTGGCCTTTTCCATCTCCAAGGGATTCGGCTTTCAGAACACCGACAGGATGCGCGACCTGATCCTCCATCTGACCACGGGGCAGCCCGAGGTGGCGGACAAGATCATCGAGTACATCGACCGGACCAATGTGCAGGCTCTGGGTTGGGTGGGCGTGGTTACACTGCTTTTCACCGTCCTTTCCCTGGTGGGGACCATCGAAAAGGCCTTCAACGTCATCTGGAGCGTGGACAAGGGGCGGTCGCCCTGGCGTCGGGTCACGGATTTTTTCCCGGTCATCCTCTTCGGGCCCATTTTCCTGTTCGTGGCTTCGAGCTTCAACGTCAGCCTGCAAAACCAGGAGATCATCACCACGGTCATGAGCCTCAAGGCCATCGGCTACTTGGAGTCGGTGTTTCTCAAGACCGTGCCGTACTTTTTAATCATCATGGCCTTTTCCATGATGTACGCCTTCATTCCCAATACCAGGGTGCGCATCCGGGCCGCGGTCATCGGCGGCGTGGTCGGCGGCGTCCTGTGGCAGATGGCCCAATGGCTGTACATCAATTGGCAAATCGGGGCGGTCAAGTACAACGCCATCTACGGCAGCTTCGCCCAGTTGCCCCTGCTTCTGGTCTGGATTTACCTGAGCTGGGTCATCGTCCTGCTCGGGGCCCAGGTCAGCCACGCCTGGCAGAATATCAATTCCTTCGTCAAGCAACGCTACTTCGGTACGGCCTCGCCCTACGAGCGGCAGAAGATCGCGGTGCTGATGATGGTCGTTCTGGCCAAGCGGTTCCACGAGGGCGCGGCCCTGCCGTCCGTGGAAGAGATCTCCGACGGCCTCATGGCCCCGGCATCGCTGGTCTCGGACCTGTTTCGCGTATTGCAGCGCGCAGGTTATACGATCCCGGCCGAGATGACGGGCTGCGAGGTCTACGCCCCGGCGCGCGATCTGAGCGACGTGCGCGTGCTCGATGTCATCCGGGCCGTCAACATGGAAGGGGAGCGGCGGGTTTTTGCCGAGTTCGACGAGAAATACGGCTTTCTGGACCGTATTTTGGGCAGCCTGGGCCAGGCCACGGCCGAAAGCGAGGCTAACCTGACCCTGCTGCAATGCGCCGAGGAGTACCCCGGGGCCGTCTTCAGCATCGTGCCGGAAGATGAATCGGGCCGTTGCCCGCAACGCGTTTGA